One stretch of Nicotiana tabacum cultivar K326 chromosome 18, ASM71507v2, whole genome shotgun sequence DNA includes these proteins:
- the LOC107783766 gene encoding VIN3-like protein 2 isoform X1: protein MKLVLRLQRVVVFLPAAMDNSSFEGFAFDPSKCSKLSMEEKRELVYELSKRSHGAPEMLQSWSRQEILQILCAEMGKERKYTGLTKLKIIENLLKIVSEKNSLEHGSTSNLEMQPSSENGQRSSKRQRKAEHPSRFPIEANNSSTTNVNVSLDNVVYCKNLACRAKLSCEDAFCKRCSCCICRNYDDNKDPSLWLICSSEPPFQGDSCGMSCHLECAIKHGKSGIATDKLDGGNNGTFYCVSCGKANDLLSSLKKQLITARDTRRVDILCYRLSLSQKISVGTKNCQKLCEVLDEAVKKLEADVGPLTGLPVKMARGIVNRLSFGPAVQQLCGLAIEYIDALLSERVSQMPSNAKIQDCKVTASKLVRFEDVFASSVTVVLSSEGASMENVVGYTLWHRKADETEYPVEPTRTLFSPSTRFVLSDLTPATAYVLKIVSLDSKRELGMFEVKFCTSKAGNELSNLNLKSLEVERSQSPPTNCSNLSNPSSVEDETNNIILCSSDDENRRDNCLSCRDNTDKTISADMCCTTVAFTGKSQTGNAGEMVSFGDEEDSMVKVSSLPNTDAINLENKQCSDVQTTDETSTDNGSNAPPQTALEFTPIVSSVEAGLPITPCKLENVKGSLGRKGKSEHCSKNLDNGSGKEDGPQVGSSSKKRVGEWQEDCTGTGDKDFEYYVKVVRWLECGEHIDKTFRQKFLTWYSLRATPQDVRIVKAFVDNLIEDPASLAGQLVDTFSDVISSKRSSVVPGGFCLKLWH from the exons ATGAAACTG GTGCTAAGGCTACAAAGGGTGGTTGTTTTTTTACCAGCTGCCATGGACAATTCTTCCTTTGAgg GTTTTGCATTTGATCCATCTAAGTGCAGTAAATTGAGTATGGAGGAAAAGAGGGAATTAGTTTATGAATTATCAAAGCGGTCACATGGTGCCCCTGAAATGCTGCAATCTTGGAGCCGTCAGGAGATTTTGCAGATATTATGTGCAGAGATGGGAAAAGAAAGGAAGTATACTGGactgacaaaattaaaaataatagaaaacctTCTGAAAATTGTATCTGAGAAGAATTCATTGGAGCATGGAAGTACATCTAATCTTGAAATGCAGCCTTCATCAGAGAATGGACAGAGGAGTTCCAAGAGGCAGAGGAAAGCTGAGCATCCAAGTCGTTTTCCTATTGAGGCTAATAATTCTTCAACAACAAATGTTAATGTTAGTTTAGACAATGTTGTGTACTGCAAAAATTTGGCTTGCAGAGCTAAATTAAGTTGTGAAGATGCATTTTGCAAAAGGTGTTCATGTTGTATTTGCCGTAACTATGATGACAACAAGGACCCTAGTCTATGGTTGATTTGCAGCTCAGAGCCTCCTTTTCAAGGGGATTCATGTGGGATGTCATGCCACCTTGAGTGTGCCATTAAGCATGGAAAATCTGGTATTGCAACTGATAAATTAGATGGGGGCAATAATGGAACCTTTTATTGTGTATCCTGTGGAAAAGCTAATGATCTACTCAG TTCTTTGAAAAAACAACTTATTACGGCAAGAGATACCAGGCGCGTAGACATATTATGTTATAGGCTTTCGTTGAGCcaaaaaatttcagttggcaccaAAAATTGCCAAAAGCTGTGTGAAGTTCTTGATGAAGCTGTAAAGAAGCTTGAAGCGGATGTAGGCCCTCTGACTGGTTTGCCTGTGAAGATGGCTAGAGGTATTGTGAACAGGCTCTCATTTGGCCCAGCTGTTCAGCAACTTTGTGGCTTGGCTATTGAGTACATAGATGCCCTGCTCTCTGAGAGAGTGTCCCAAATGCCGTCTAATGCTAAGATCCAAG ATTGCAAAGTGACGGCATCAAAACTTGTCAGATTTGAAGATGTCTTTGCCTCATCTGTGACTGTTGTTTTGAGTTCTGAAGGGGCTTCTATGGAGAATGTTGTTGGTTACACTTTGTGGCATCGGAAAGCTGATGAAACGGAATATCCAGTAGAACCAACTCGGACATTGTTTTCCCCTAGCACTAGGTTTGTGCTCTCAGATCTGACTCCAGCTACAGCTTACGTTCTCAAGATTGTGTCCCTTGATAGCAAAAGAGAGCTGGGAATGTTTGAAGTTAAATTCTGCACTAGtaaagctggaaatgaattgtcTAATCTGAACTTGAAAAGCTTGGAAGTTGAGAGAAGTCAAAGTCCACCAACGAATTGCAGCAACCTTTCTAATCCTTCTTCAGTGGAGGATGAAACTAATAACATTATTCTCTGCAGCAGTGACGATGAGAACAGAAGGGATAATTGTCTTTCTTGTCGTGACAACACTGATAAAACAATTTCTGCGGACATGTGTTGCACCACAGTCGCCTTTACTGGTAAAAGTCAAACAGGAAATGCAGGAGAAATGGTATCCTTCGGCGATGAGGAAGATAGCATGGTGAAAGTAAGCTCCTTGCCAAATACTGATGCTATAAACCTTGAGAACAAGCAGTGTTCAGATGTTCAAACAACAGATGAGACAAGCACCGATAATGGGTCAAATGCACCTCCGCAGACTGCCTTGGAATTTACACCAATTGTCAGTAGTGTGGAAGCTGGCTTGCCTATTACACCCTGCAAATTGGAGAATGTGAAGGGCAGCCTTGGCCGGAAAGGGAAATCGGAACATTGCAGCAAAAATCTTGATAATGGATCAGGGAAGGAGGATGGACCACAAGTTGGCAGCTCTTCGAAGAAGAGAGTTGGAGAATGGCAAGAAGATTGTACTGGAACTGGAGATAAAGATTTCGAGTATTACGTCAAAGTAGTTAGATGGTTAGAATGTGGTGAACATATTGATAAGACATTCAGGCAGAAGTTCTTAACCTGGTATAGCTTAAGAGCTACACCACAAGATGTTAGGATTGTAAAGGCATTCGTTGATAACCTTATCGAAGATCCAGCATCACTTGCTGGGCAGCTGGTGGATACTTTCTCTGATGTTATTTCAAGCAAGAGATCCTCTGTAGTTCCTGGAGGCTTTTGCCTGAAGCTTTGGCATTAA
- the LOC107783766 gene encoding VIN3-like protein 2 isoform X3 — MEEKRELVYELSKRSHGAPEMLQSWSRQEILQILCAEMGKERKYTGLTKLKIIENLLKIVSEKNSLEHGSTSNLEMQPSSENGQRSSKRQRKAEHPSRFPIEANNSSTTNVNVSLDNVVYCKNLACRAKLSCEDAFCKRCSCCICRNYDDNKDPSLWLICSSEPPFQGDSCGMSCHLECAIKHGKSGIATDKLDGGNNGTFYCVSCGKANDLLSSLKKQLITARDTRRVDILCYRLSLSQKISVGTKNCQKLCEVLDEAVKKLEADVGPLTGLPVKMARGIVNRLSFGPAVQQLCGLAIEYIDALLSERVSQMPSNAKIQDCKVTASKLVRFEDVFASSVTVVLSSEGASMENVVGYTLWHRKADETEYPVEPTRTLFSPSTRFVLSDLTPATAYVLKIVSLDSKRELGMFEVKFCTSKAGNELSNLNLKSLEVERSQSPPTNCSNLSNPSSVEDETNNIILCSSDDENRRDNCLSCRDNTDKTISADMCCTTVAFTGKSQTGNAGEMVSFGDEEDSMVKVSSLPNTDAINLENKQCSDVQTTDETSTDNGSNAPPQTALEFTPIVSSVEAGLPITPCKLENVKGSLGRKGKSEHCSKNLDNGSGKEDGPQVGSSSKKRVGEWQEDCTGTGDKDFEYYVKVVRWLECGEHIDKTFRQKFLTWYSLRATPQDVRIVKAFVDNLIEDPASLAGQLVDTFSDVISSKRSSVVPGGFCLKLWH; from the exons ATGGAGGAAAAGAGGGAATTAGTTTATGAATTATCAAAGCGGTCACATGGTGCCCCTGAAATGCTGCAATCTTGGAGCCGTCAGGAGATTTTGCAGATATTATGTGCAGAGATGGGAAAAGAAAGGAAGTATACTGGactgacaaaattaaaaataatagaaaacctTCTGAAAATTGTATCTGAGAAGAATTCATTGGAGCATGGAAGTACATCTAATCTTGAAATGCAGCCTTCATCAGAGAATGGACAGAGGAGTTCCAAGAGGCAGAGGAAAGCTGAGCATCCAAGTCGTTTTCCTATTGAGGCTAATAATTCTTCAACAACAAATGTTAATGTTAGTTTAGACAATGTTGTGTACTGCAAAAATTTGGCTTGCAGAGCTAAATTAAGTTGTGAAGATGCATTTTGCAAAAGGTGTTCATGTTGTATTTGCCGTAACTATGATGACAACAAGGACCCTAGTCTATGGTTGATTTGCAGCTCAGAGCCTCCTTTTCAAGGGGATTCATGTGGGATGTCATGCCACCTTGAGTGTGCCATTAAGCATGGAAAATCTGGTATTGCAACTGATAAATTAGATGGGGGCAATAATGGAACCTTTTATTGTGTATCCTGTGGAAAAGCTAATGATCTACTCAG TTCTTTGAAAAAACAACTTATTACGGCAAGAGATACCAGGCGCGTAGACATATTATGTTATAGGCTTTCGTTGAGCcaaaaaatttcagttggcaccaAAAATTGCCAAAAGCTGTGTGAAGTTCTTGATGAAGCTGTAAAGAAGCTTGAAGCGGATGTAGGCCCTCTGACTGGTTTGCCTGTGAAGATGGCTAGAGGTATTGTGAACAGGCTCTCATTTGGCCCAGCTGTTCAGCAACTTTGTGGCTTGGCTATTGAGTACATAGATGCCCTGCTCTCTGAGAGAGTGTCCCAAATGCCGTCTAATGCTAAGATCCAAG ATTGCAAAGTGACGGCATCAAAACTTGTCAGATTTGAAGATGTCTTTGCCTCATCTGTGACTGTTGTTTTGAGTTCTGAAGGGGCTTCTATGGAGAATGTTGTTGGTTACACTTTGTGGCATCGGAAAGCTGATGAAACGGAATATCCAGTAGAACCAACTCGGACATTGTTTTCCCCTAGCACTAGGTTTGTGCTCTCAGATCTGACTCCAGCTACAGCTTACGTTCTCAAGATTGTGTCCCTTGATAGCAAAAGAGAGCTGGGAATGTTTGAAGTTAAATTCTGCACTAGtaaagctggaaatgaattgtcTAATCTGAACTTGAAAAGCTTGGAAGTTGAGAGAAGTCAAAGTCCACCAACGAATTGCAGCAACCTTTCTAATCCTTCTTCAGTGGAGGATGAAACTAATAACATTATTCTCTGCAGCAGTGACGATGAGAACAGAAGGGATAATTGTCTTTCTTGTCGTGACAACACTGATAAAACAATTTCTGCGGACATGTGTTGCACCACAGTCGCCTTTACTGGTAAAAGTCAAACAGGAAATGCAGGAGAAATGGTATCCTTCGGCGATGAGGAAGATAGCATGGTGAAAGTAAGCTCCTTGCCAAATACTGATGCTATAAACCTTGAGAACAAGCAGTGTTCAGATGTTCAAACAACAGATGAGACAAGCACCGATAATGGGTCAAATGCACCTCCGCAGACTGCCTTGGAATTTACACCAATTGTCAGTAGTGTGGAAGCTGGCTTGCCTATTACACCCTGCAAATTGGAGAATGTGAAGGGCAGCCTTGGCCGGAAAGGGAAATCGGAACATTGCAGCAAAAATCTTGATAATGGATCAGGGAAGGAGGATGGACCACAAGTTGGCAGCTCTTCGAAGAAGAGAGTTGGAGAATGGCAAGAAGATTGTACTGGAACTGGAGATAAAGATTTCGAGTATTACGTCAAAGTAGTTAGATGGTTAGAATGTGGTGAACATATTGATAAGACATTCAGGCAGAAGTTCTTAACCTGGTATAGCTTAAGAGCTACACCACAAGATGTTAGGATTGTAAAGGCATTCGTTGATAACCTTATCGAAGATCCAGCATCACTTGCTGGGCAGCTGGTGGATACTTTCTCTGATGTTATTTCAAGCAAGAGATCCTCTGTAGTTCCTGGAGGCTTTTGCCTGAAGCTTTGGCATTAA
- the LOC107783766 gene encoding VIN3-like protein 2 isoform X2 gives MTMSSRRRNSFAFDPSKCSKLSMEEKRELVYELSKRSHGAPEMLQSWSRQEILQILCAEMGKERKYTGLTKLKIIENLLKIVSEKNSLEHGSTSNLEMQPSSENGQRSSKRQRKAEHPSRFPIEANNSSTTNVNVSLDNVVYCKNLACRAKLSCEDAFCKRCSCCICRNYDDNKDPSLWLICSSEPPFQGDSCGMSCHLECAIKHGKSGIATDKLDGGNNGTFYCVSCGKANDLLSSLKKQLITARDTRRVDILCYRLSLSQKISVGTKNCQKLCEVLDEAVKKLEADVGPLTGLPVKMARGIVNRLSFGPAVQQLCGLAIEYIDALLSERVSQMPSNAKIQDCKVTASKLVRFEDVFASSVTVVLSSEGASMENVVGYTLWHRKADETEYPVEPTRTLFSPSTRFVLSDLTPATAYVLKIVSLDSKRELGMFEVKFCTSKAGNELSNLNLKSLEVERSQSPPTNCSNLSNPSSVEDETNNIILCSSDDENRRDNCLSCRDNTDKTISADMCCTTVAFTGKSQTGNAGEMVSFGDEEDSMVKVSSLPNTDAINLENKQCSDVQTTDETSTDNGSNAPPQTALEFTPIVSSVEAGLPITPCKLENVKGSLGRKGKSEHCSKNLDNGSGKEDGPQVGSSSKKRVGEWQEDCTGTGDKDFEYYVKVVRWLECGEHIDKTFRQKFLTWYSLRATPQDVRIVKAFVDNLIEDPASLAGQLVDTFSDVISSKRSSVVPGGFCLKLWH, from the exons ATGACAATGTCAAGTCGAAGGAGAAATA GTTTTGCATTTGATCCATCTAAGTGCAGTAAATTGAGTATGGAGGAAAAGAGGGAATTAGTTTATGAATTATCAAAGCGGTCACATGGTGCCCCTGAAATGCTGCAATCTTGGAGCCGTCAGGAGATTTTGCAGATATTATGTGCAGAGATGGGAAAAGAAAGGAAGTATACTGGactgacaaaattaaaaataatagaaaacctTCTGAAAATTGTATCTGAGAAGAATTCATTGGAGCATGGAAGTACATCTAATCTTGAAATGCAGCCTTCATCAGAGAATGGACAGAGGAGTTCCAAGAGGCAGAGGAAAGCTGAGCATCCAAGTCGTTTTCCTATTGAGGCTAATAATTCTTCAACAACAAATGTTAATGTTAGTTTAGACAATGTTGTGTACTGCAAAAATTTGGCTTGCAGAGCTAAATTAAGTTGTGAAGATGCATTTTGCAAAAGGTGTTCATGTTGTATTTGCCGTAACTATGATGACAACAAGGACCCTAGTCTATGGTTGATTTGCAGCTCAGAGCCTCCTTTTCAAGGGGATTCATGTGGGATGTCATGCCACCTTGAGTGTGCCATTAAGCATGGAAAATCTGGTATTGCAACTGATAAATTAGATGGGGGCAATAATGGAACCTTTTATTGTGTATCCTGTGGAAAAGCTAATGATCTACTCAG TTCTTTGAAAAAACAACTTATTACGGCAAGAGATACCAGGCGCGTAGACATATTATGTTATAGGCTTTCGTTGAGCcaaaaaatttcagttggcaccaAAAATTGCCAAAAGCTGTGTGAAGTTCTTGATGAAGCTGTAAAGAAGCTTGAAGCGGATGTAGGCCCTCTGACTGGTTTGCCTGTGAAGATGGCTAGAGGTATTGTGAACAGGCTCTCATTTGGCCCAGCTGTTCAGCAACTTTGTGGCTTGGCTATTGAGTACATAGATGCCCTGCTCTCTGAGAGAGTGTCCCAAATGCCGTCTAATGCTAAGATCCAAG ATTGCAAAGTGACGGCATCAAAACTTGTCAGATTTGAAGATGTCTTTGCCTCATCTGTGACTGTTGTTTTGAGTTCTGAAGGGGCTTCTATGGAGAATGTTGTTGGTTACACTTTGTGGCATCGGAAAGCTGATGAAACGGAATATCCAGTAGAACCAACTCGGACATTGTTTTCCCCTAGCACTAGGTTTGTGCTCTCAGATCTGACTCCAGCTACAGCTTACGTTCTCAAGATTGTGTCCCTTGATAGCAAAAGAGAGCTGGGAATGTTTGAAGTTAAATTCTGCACTAGtaaagctggaaatgaattgtcTAATCTGAACTTGAAAAGCTTGGAAGTTGAGAGAAGTCAAAGTCCACCAACGAATTGCAGCAACCTTTCTAATCCTTCTTCAGTGGAGGATGAAACTAATAACATTATTCTCTGCAGCAGTGACGATGAGAACAGAAGGGATAATTGTCTTTCTTGTCGTGACAACACTGATAAAACAATTTCTGCGGACATGTGTTGCACCACAGTCGCCTTTACTGGTAAAAGTCAAACAGGAAATGCAGGAGAAATGGTATCCTTCGGCGATGAGGAAGATAGCATGGTGAAAGTAAGCTCCTTGCCAAATACTGATGCTATAAACCTTGAGAACAAGCAGTGTTCAGATGTTCAAACAACAGATGAGACAAGCACCGATAATGGGTCAAATGCACCTCCGCAGACTGCCTTGGAATTTACACCAATTGTCAGTAGTGTGGAAGCTGGCTTGCCTATTACACCCTGCAAATTGGAGAATGTGAAGGGCAGCCTTGGCCGGAAAGGGAAATCGGAACATTGCAGCAAAAATCTTGATAATGGATCAGGGAAGGAGGATGGACCACAAGTTGGCAGCTCTTCGAAGAAGAGAGTTGGAGAATGGCAAGAAGATTGTACTGGAACTGGAGATAAAGATTTCGAGTATTACGTCAAAGTAGTTAGATGGTTAGAATGTGGTGAACATATTGATAAGACATTCAGGCAGAAGTTCTTAACCTGGTATAGCTTAAGAGCTACACCACAAGATGTTAGGATTGTAAAGGCATTCGTTGATAACCTTATCGAAGATCCAGCATCACTTGCTGGGCAGCTGGTGGATACTTTCTCTGATGTTATTTCAAGCAAGAGATCCTCTGTAGTTCCTGGAGGCTTTTGCCTGAAGCTTTGGCATTAA